Genomic DNA from Bacteroides zhangwenhongii:
AATGACTTACAGGAAATCTTCCTGACAATCTGGAACAAAGAGACCAAACAAAATGTAGGAGGAGCTGCCTACTTTCCACTCCACGAGAGCAAGACGGATAGTACCGACATCATTGTCGCAATCGTCGACCGTACTCCGAAAAAGAACAGCCGAATGCTGAGCCATGCGTATGCGATGAGTATTTATTCGGCACAAAAAAACGTTCACATCGTAAATCCTTACTTCGTGCCGACCTCTTCAATCAAAAAGGCGCTTTACCGAACCATTGATCGGGGGGTGGATGTGACAATCATGGTTTCCTCCGCTTCCGATATTCCATTTACCCCAGACGCTGCACTCTACAAACTTCACAAACTGATGAAAAGAGGGGCAACGGTCTATATGTACAACGGCGGGTTCCATCACTCTAAAATCATGATGGTCGATGATCTGTTTTGCACAGTGGGGACTGCCAATCTGAATAGCCGCAGCCTGCGGTATGACTACGAAACCAATGCTTTTATTTTTGACAAACGGATAACGGGCGAACTGAACACGATGTTTCACGAAGACATCCGGGATTGCACCCAGCTGACTCCCGAATTCTGGAAAAAGCGTTCGCCCTGGAAGAAGTTCGTAGGATGGTTTGCTAATTTATTCACTCCATTTTTGTAATTTTGCGCAAGCGTATATAGTCTTGAGCGAACGTATATATAATTTTGCGCAAGCGTACGTATAGTATTTGAAATTTATTCATTATGA
This window encodes:
- the cls gene encoding cardiolipin synthase, with translation MKLRIFILFLFLSLLHAQADIIDSLKTQPRDSIGLTSDSLVLRFLEESGIPISDNNKVKLLKSGREKFIDLFEAIREAKHHIHLEYFNFRNDSIANALFDLLAQKVKEGVEVRAMFDAFGNWSNNKPLKKKHLKKIREQGIEIVKFDPFTFPYINHAAHRDHRKIAVIDGKIAYTGGMNIADYYINGLPKIGTWRDMHMRIEGSAVNDLQEIFLTIWNKETKQNVGGAAYFPLHESKTDSTDIIVAIVDRTPKKNSRMLSHAYAMSIYSAQKNVHIVNPYFVPTSSIKKALYRTIDRGVDVTIMVSSASDIPFTPDAALYKLHKLMKRGATVYMYNGGFHHSKIMMVDDLFCTVGTANLNSRSLRYDYETNAFIFDKRITGELNTMFHEDIRDCTQLTPEFWKKRSPWKKFVGWFANLFTPFL